Proteins from a single region of Ammospiza nelsoni isolate bAmmNel1 chromosome 28, bAmmNel1.pri, whole genome shotgun sequence:
- the SETDB1 gene encoding histone-lysine N-methyltransferase SETDB1 isoform X4, which translates to MDCQDMNELQQEVMEELGISMEELREIIDKEVENSEWVRQWKQQLEELEQCMRHKEEEVAHVDQLIDDAVRAMDKCEVLAKELYSMMGLQYRDSSSEDEAPAATEVIEIPDEEDDDVMSVDSGWKRSSSGPRISRDQSLLREAMAAMRKSARDVAKFMDAVNKKTNLQEAQKDAQPPQEPPGTAQPITVPAAPSNDLNTDGDLKVGMRILGKKRTKTWHKGTLIAIQTVGAGKKYKVKFDNKGKSLLSGNHIAYDYHPSAERHHVGRRVVARYKDGNQMWLYAGIVAETPNVKNKNRFLIFFDDGYASYVKEWELYPVCRPLKKAWEDIEDVSCRDFVEEYITAYPNRPMVLLKNGQLIKTEWEGTWWKSRVEEVDGSLVKILFLEALPMGTSNVSFSFPQEDRRCEWIYRGSTRLEPMFSMKASTASTQEKKQSGQTRTRPNVGAVRSKGPVVQYTQDLAGAGPQYKTPEPAARPSSPQPAEMECSDTQLAQGRKQVAKKSTSFRPGSVGSGHSSPSSPVLGDTPAAGRALPAPQHRSVPSAVPSSVPSGVPSQPFHGMMDRVPNEPSYRAPLEKLFYLPHVCSYACLARVRPVRSDQYRSRNPLLIPLLYDFRRMTARRRVNRKMGFHVLYKTPCGLCLRSMHEIERYLFETDCDFLFLEMFCLDPYVLVDRKFQPYKPYYYIADITKGKEDVPLSCVNEIDNTPPPQVAYSKERIPGKGVYINTSWEFLVGCDCKDGCRDKSKCACHQLTIQASGCTPGGQINPNSGYQHKRLEECLPTGVYECNKRCKCNVNMCTNRLVQHGLQVRLQLFKTQNKGWGIRCLDDIAKGSFVCIYAGKILTDDFADKEGLEMGDEYFANLDHIESVENFKEGYESDAKCSSDNSGVDLKDDDDDEENTGTEELEESNEDSSDDNFCKDDNFNTSSVLRSYATRRQTRGQRDHGSSETASKDSGLTRPLGHEEPSTAPPCKLPVSEEISKNKVASWLSSNSMAEGLQDSDGASSFRVGEGGEAKAVKVEMPAEREKGCASTLPGDLNGEAKAPKKEEPEESTKIPGLSSLGRRYGYNPCPPRLEGIRRPVSGTLLLQSRRRSLAPPPPSENVLMVSSSTDSDEEHRAGQAPGTANDSDDIQTISSGSEEEEGEDKKNPSSGSGPVKRQVAVKSTRGFALKSTHGIAIKSTPLAAADKGESAGPVRRSTRQFYDGEENCYIIDAKLEGNLGRYLNHSCTPNLFVQNVFVDTHDLRFPWVAFFASKRIRAGTELTWDYNYEVGSVEGKELLCCCGAIDCRGRLL; encoded by the exons ATGGATTGCCAGGACATgaatgagctgcagcaggaggtgatggaggagctgggaatCTCCATGGAGGAGCTGAGAGAAATCATCGACAAAGAAGTGGAGAATTCCGAGTGGGTGAGgcagtggaagcagcagctggaggagctggagcagtgcatgAGGCACAAGGAGGAAGAGGTGGCCCACGTTGACCAGCTCATTGATGATGCTGTGAG GGCCATGGACAAGTGCGAGGTGCTGGCCAAGGAGCTGTACTCCATGATGGGCCTGCAGTACCGGGACAGCAGCTCCGAGGACGAggccccagcagccacagaagTGATCGAGATCCCCGACGAGGAGGATGACGATGTCATGAGCGTGGACTCGGGCTGGAAACGCA GCAGCAGCGGTCCCAGAATCTCCAGAGATCAGAGTCTG ctgagggaaGCAATGGCTGCCATGAGGAAATCTGCCCGCGATGTTGCAAAGTTCATGGATGCTGTAAACAAGAAAACCAACTTGCAGGAAGCACAGAAAG ATGCACAACCCCCTCAGGAacctcctggcactgcccagcccatcactgtccctgcagcccctaGCAATGATCTCAACACTGATGGGGACCTCAAAGTGGGCAtgaggattttggggaaaaaaagaaccaaGACGTGGCACAAGGGGACGTTGATTGCCATCCAGACGGTTG GTGCTGGCAAGAAGTACAAAGTGAAATTTGATAACAAAGGGAAGAGTTTGCTCTCGGGCAACCACATTGCCTATGATTACCACCCATCTGCTGAGAGGCACCACGTGGGCAGGAGGGTGGTGGCCAGGTACAAGGATGGCAATCAGATGTGGCTCTATGCTGGGATTGTGGCTGAAACCCCCAATGTCAAGAATAAAAACAG gttcCTGATTTTCTTTGACGATGGTTACGCGTCCTACGTGAAGGAGTGGGAGCTGTACCCGGTGTGCCGGCCCT TGAAAAAGGCCTGGGAAGACATTGAGGATGTTTCCTGTCGGGATTTTGTTGAGGAATACATCACTGCCTACCCCAACCGGCCCATGGTGCTGCTGAAGAATGGGCAGCTGATCAAAACTGAGTGGGAAGGCACCTGGTGGAAATCCAGAGTGGAAGAAGTGGATGGAAGTCTGgtgaaaatccttttcctg GAAGCTCTTCCCATGGGAACTTCAAatgtttccttctccttcccacaAGAGGACAGACGTTGTGAGTGGATTTACCGAGGTTCCACACGCCTCGAGCCCATGTTCAGCATGAAAGCTTCCACAGCTTCCACccaggaaaagaagcaaagtgGGCAAACCAGGACTCGTCCCAACGTTG gtgctgtgaggagcaaggGCCCTGTGGTCCAGTACACCCAGGATTTAGCAGGAGCTGGTCCCCAGTACAAGACTCCAGAGCCAGCTGCACGTCCCTCGTCTCCTCAGCCTGCAGAGATGGA aTGCTCGGACAcgcagctggcccagggcagaAAGCAGGTGGCCAAGAAAAGCACGTCCTTCCGTCCTGGCTCCGTGGGCTCCGGCCACTCGTCCCCATCCTCCCCTGTCCTCGGGGACACCCCGGCAGCCGGGAGGGCCCTCCCAGCCCCGCAGCACCG CAGCGTCCCCAGCGCCGTCCCCAGCAGCGTCCCCAGCGGCGTCCCCTCGCAGCCCTTCCACGGGATGATGGACCGCGTTCCCAACGAGCCGTCGTACCGAGCCCCTCTGGAGAAGCTCTTCTACCTTCCCCACGTGTGCAGCTACGCGTGCCTGGCGCGGGTGCGGCCGGTGCGCAGCGATCAGTACCGCAGCCGCAACCCGCTGCTCATCCCGCTGCTCTACGACTTCCGCCGCATGACGGCGCGGCGCCGCGTCAACCGCAAGATGGGCTTCCACGTGCTCTACAAAACGCCCTGCGGGCTCTGCCTGCGCTCCATGCACGAGATCGAGCGCTACCTCTTCGAGACGGACTGCGACTTCTTGTTCCTGGAGATGTTCTGCCTGGATCCCTACGTGCTGGTGGATCGCAAGTTCCAGCCCTACAAGCCTTACTACTACATCGCGGACATCACCAAGGGCAAGGAGGACGTGCCCCTGTCGTGCGTCAACGAGATCGACAACACGCCGCCGCCGCAGGTGGCCTACAGCAAGGAGAGGATCCCCGGGAAAGGGGTGTACATCAACACCAGCTGGGAGTTCCTCGTGGGCTGTGACTGCAAGGATGGCTGCAGGGACAA ATCCAAGTGTGCCTGTCACCAGCTGACCATCCAGGCCAGCGGCTGCACCCCTGGAGGGCAAATCAACCCCAACTCAGGCTACCAGCACAAGCGGCTGGAGGAGTGTCTTCCAACAGG tGTTTATGAGTGCAACAAGAGGTGCAAGTGCAACGTGAACATGTGCACCAACCGCCTGGTGCAGCACGGCCTCCAGGTGCGGCTGCAGCTCTTCAAGACCCAGAACAAAGGTTGGGGCATTCGCTGCCTCGACGACATCGCCAAGGGCTCCTTTGTCTGCATCTACGCAG GGAAAATCCTGACTGATGACTTTGCTGACAAAGAGGGGCTGGAGATGGGTGACGAGTACTTTGCCAACCTCGACCACATTGAGAGCGTGGAGAACTTCAAGGAGGGCTACGAGAGCGACGCCAAGTGCTCCTCGGACAACAGCGGCGTGGACCTCAAggacgacgacgacgacgagGAGAACACGGGCacggaggagctggaggaatcCAACGAGGACAGCTCTGATGACAACTTCTGCAAGGACGACAACTTCAACACCAGCTCGGTGCTGCGCAGCTACGCCACGCGCCGGCAGACGCGCGGCCAGCGCGACCACGGCTCCTCGGAGACGGCCTCCAAGGACTCGGGGCTCACACGGCCCCTCGGCCACGAGGAGCCCtccacagcccctccctgcaAGCTGCCGGTGTCTGAGGAGATCTCCAAGAACAAGGTGGCCTCGTGGCTGAGCTCCAACAGCATGGCTGAGGGCTTGCAGGACAGCGACGGCGCCTCGTCCTTCAGGGTGGGCGAAGGGGGAGAAGCCAAGGCTGTGAAGGTGGAGATGCctgcagagagggagaaggGCTGTGCTTCCACACTTCCAGGAGATCTGAATGGAGAGGCGAAGGCACCCAAGAAGGAG GAACCTGAAGAATCAACCAAAATTCCCGG gctgagcagcctgggcaggaggtACGGCTACAACCCCTGCCCTCCGCGGCTGGAGGGGATCCGCAGGCCCGTCAGTGGcacgctgctgctgcagagccgccgccgctccctGGCCCCACCGCCCCCGTCAGAG AACGTGCTGATGGTGTCGAGCAGCACCGACAGCGAcgaggagcacagggcagggcaggcccCGGGCACAGCCAACGACAGCGACGACATCCAGACCATTTCCTCAGGATccgaggaggaggaaggggaggacaAGAAAAATCCATCATCTGGGTCAG GTCCCGTGAAGAGACAGGTGGCCGTGAAATCCACACGAGGCTTCGCCCTGAAATCCACCCACGGCATCGCCATCAAATCCACGCCGCTGGCGGCGGCCGACAAGGGCGAGAGCGCGGGGCCCGTGCGGCGCAGCACGCGCCAGTTCTACGACGGCGAGGAGAACTGCTACATCATCGACGCCAAGCTCGAGGGCAACCTGGGCCGCTACCTCAAC cacagctgcaccccAAACCTCTTTGTGCAGAACGTCTTCGTGGACACCCACGACCTTCGCTTCCCCTGGGTCGCCTTCTTTGCCAGCAA GAGGATCcgagctggcacagagctcacctGGGATTACAACTACGAGGTTGGCAGCGTGGAGggcaaggagctgctgtgctgctgcggGGCCATCGACTGCCGGGGCCgcctgctctga
- the SETDB1 gene encoding histone-lysine N-methyltransferase SETDB1 isoform X5, with translation MDCQDMNELQQEVMEELGISMEELREIIDKEVENSEWVRQWKQQLEELEQCMRHKEEEVAHVDQLIDDAVRAMDKCEVLAKELYSMMGLQYRDSSSEDEAPAATEVIEIPDEEDDDVMSVDSGWKRSSSGPRISRDQSLLREAMAAMRKSARDVAKFMDAVNKKTNLQEAQKDAQPPQEPPGTAQPITVPAAPSNDLNTDGDLKVGMRILGKKRTKTWHKGTLIAIQTVGAGKKYKVKFDNKGKSLLSGNHIAYDYHPSAERHHVGRRVVARYKDGNQMWLYAGIVAETPNVKNKNRFLIFFDDGYASYVKEWELYPVCRPLKKAWEDIEDVSCRDFVEEYITAYPNRPMVLLKNGQLIKTEWEGTWWKSRVEEVDGSLVKILFLEALPMGTSNVSFSFPQEDRRCEWIYRGSTRLEPMFSMKASTASTQEKKQSGQTRTRPNVGAVRSKGPVVQYTQDLAGAGPQYKTPEPAARPSSPQPAEMERWPPAALCPSTWPDLLADLAGSSGSAVGPGGHGAIHGQAAARGPRGTLPELQAEGGLEEGGARLGDAGSVVEDTKEPGDVLGDVLREGEALPVHFCQHCGFPIRIYGRLAPCQHVFCSACALLLGHQGGRTCPRCQQPVQEVNLYSPQAFQV, from the exons ATGGATTGCCAGGACATgaatgagctgcagcaggaggtgatggaggagctgggaatCTCCATGGAGGAGCTGAGAGAAATCATCGACAAAGAAGTGGAGAATTCCGAGTGGGTGAGgcagtggaagcagcagctggaggagctggagcagtgcatgAGGCACAAGGAGGAAGAGGTGGCCCACGTTGACCAGCTCATTGATGATGCTGTGAG GGCCATGGACAAGTGCGAGGTGCTGGCCAAGGAGCTGTACTCCATGATGGGCCTGCAGTACCGGGACAGCAGCTCCGAGGACGAggccccagcagccacagaagTGATCGAGATCCCCGACGAGGAGGATGACGATGTCATGAGCGTGGACTCGGGCTGGAAACGCA GCAGCAGCGGTCCCAGAATCTCCAGAGATCAGAGTCTG ctgagggaaGCAATGGCTGCCATGAGGAAATCTGCCCGCGATGTTGCAAAGTTCATGGATGCTGTAAACAAGAAAACCAACTTGCAGGAAGCACAGAAAG ATGCACAACCCCCTCAGGAacctcctggcactgcccagcccatcactgtccctgcagcccctaGCAATGATCTCAACACTGATGGGGACCTCAAAGTGGGCAtgaggattttggggaaaaaaagaaccaaGACGTGGCACAAGGGGACGTTGATTGCCATCCAGACGGTTG GTGCTGGCAAGAAGTACAAAGTGAAATTTGATAACAAAGGGAAGAGTTTGCTCTCGGGCAACCACATTGCCTATGATTACCACCCATCTGCTGAGAGGCACCACGTGGGCAGGAGGGTGGTGGCCAGGTACAAGGATGGCAATCAGATGTGGCTCTATGCTGGGATTGTGGCTGAAACCCCCAATGTCAAGAATAAAAACAG gttcCTGATTTTCTTTGACGATGGTTACGCGTCCTACGTGAAGGAGTGGGAGCTGTACCCGGTGTGCCGGCCCT TGAAAAAGGCCTGGGAAGACATTGAGGATGTTTCCTGTCGGGATTTTGTTGAGGAATACATCACTGCCTACCCCAACCGGCCCATGGTGCTGCTGAAGAATGGGCAGCTGATCAAAACTGAGTGGGAAGGCACCTGGTGGAAATCCAGAGTGGAAGAAGTGGATGGAAGTCTGgtgaaaatccttttcctg GAAGCTCTTCCCATGGGAACTTCAAatgtttccttctccttcccacaAGAGGACAGACGTTGTGAGTGGATTTACCGAGGTTCCACACGCCTCGAGCCCATGTTCAGCATGAAAGCTTCCACAGCTTCCACccaggaaaagaagcaaagtgGGCAAACCAGGACTCGTCCCAACGTTG gtgctgtgaggagcaaggGCCCTGTGGTCCAGTACACCCAGGATTTAGCAGGAGCTGGTCCCCAGTACAAGACTCCAGAGCCAGCTGCACGTCCCTCGTCTCCTCAGCCTGCAGAGATGGA GCGCTGGCCCCCGGCTGCCTTGTGTCCCTCCACGTGGCCTGACCTGCTGGCTGACCTCGCTGGGAGCTCGGGATCAGCGGTCGGTCCCGGTGGGCACGGAGCAATCCACGGCCAAGCCGCTGCCAGGGGCCCAAGGGGGACACTCCCGGAGCTGCAGGCTGAAGGAGgcctggaggaaggaggagctCGGCTTGGTGATGCAGGGAGTGTGGTGGAGGACACCAAGGAACCTGGGGATGTGCTCGGGGACGTTTTAAGGGAGGGAGAGGCTCTCCCAGTTCATTTTTGTCAGCACTGTGGATTCCCCATCCGCATTTACGGGCGCCTGGCCCCGTGCCAGCACgttttctgctctgcctgtgccctgctgctggggcaccaGGGAGGCAGGACATGTCCCAGGTGTCAGCAGCCTGTGCAGGAGGTCAATCTTTACTCCCCACAGGCTTTCCAGgtgtag
- the SETDB1 gene encoding histone-lysine N-methyltransferase SETDB1 isoform X3, with the protein MDCQDMNELQQEVMEELGISMEELREIIDKEVENSEWVRQWKQQLEELEQCMRHKEEEVAHVDQLIDDAVRAMDKCEVLAKELYSMMGLQYRDSSSEDEAPAATEVIEIPDEEDDDVMSVDSGWKRSSSGPRISRDQSLLREAMAAMRKSARDVAKFMDAVNKKTNLQEAQKDAQPPQEPPGTAQPITVPAAPSNDLNTDGDLKVGMRILGKKRTKTWHKGTLIAIQTVGAGKKYKVKFDNKGKSLLSGNHIAYDYHPSAERHHVGRRVVARYKDGNQMWLYAGIVAETPNVKNKNRFLIFFDDGYASYVKEWELYPVCRPLKKAWEDIEDVSCRDFVEEYITAYPNRPMVLLKNGQLIKTEWEGTWWKSRVEEVDGSLVKILFLEALPMGTSNVSFSFPQEDRRCEWIYRGSTRLEPMFSMKASTASTQEKKQSGQTRTRPNVGAVRSKGPVVQYTQDLAGAGPQYKTPEPAARPSSPQPAEMECSDTQLAQGRKQVAKKSTSFRPGSVGSGHSSPSSPVLGDTPAAGRALPAPQHRSVPSAVPSSVPSGVPSQPFHGMMDRVPNEPSYRAPLEKLFYLPHVCSYACLARVRPVRSDQYRSRNPLLIPLLYDFRRMTARRRVNRKMGFHVLYKTPCGLCLRSMHEIERYLFETDCDFLFLEMFCLDPYVLVDRKFQPYKPYYYIADITKGKEDVPLSCVNEIDNTPPPQVAYSKERIPGKGVYINTSWEFLVGCDCKDGCRDKSKCACHQLTIQASGCTPGGQINPNSGYQHKRLEECLPTGVYECNKRCKCNVNMCTNRLVQHGLQVRLQLFKTQNKGWGIRCLDDIAKGSFVCIYAGKILTDDFADKEGLEMGDEYFANLDHIESVENFKEGYESDAKCSSDNSGVDLKDDDDDEENTGTEELEESNEDSSDDNFCKDDNFNTSSVLRSYATRRQTRGQRDHGSSETASKDSGLTRPLGHEEPSTAPPCKLPVSEEISKNKVASWLSSNSMAEGLQDSDGASSFRVGEGGEAKAVKVEMPAEREKGCASTLPGDLNGEAKAPKKEEPEESTKIPGLSSLGRRYGYNPCPPRLEGIRRPVSGTLLLQSRRRSLAPPPPSENVLMVSSSTDSDEEHRAGQAPGTANDSDDIQTISSGSEEEEGEDKKNPSSGSAGPVKRQVAVKSTRGFALKSTHGIAIKSTPLAAADKGESAGPVRRSTRQFYDGEENCYIIDAKLEGNLGRYLNHSCTPNLFVQNVFVDTHDLRFPWVAFFASKRIRAGTELTWDYNYEVGSVEGKELLCCCGAIDCRGRLL; encoded by the exons ATGGATTGCCAGGACATgaatgagctgcagcaggaggtgatggaggagctgggaatCTCCATGGAGGAGCTGAGAGAAATCATCGACAAAGAAGTGGAGAATTCCGAGTGGGTGAGgcagtggaagcagcagctggaggagctggagcagtgcatgAGGCACAAGGAGGAAGAGGTGGCCCACGTTGACCAGCTCATTGATGATGCTGTGAG GGCCATGGACAAGTGCGAGGTGCTGGCCAAGGAGCTGTACTCCATGATGGGCCTGCAGTACCGGGACAGCAGCTCCGAGGACGAggccccagcagccacagaagTGATCGAGATCCCCGACGAGGAGGATGACGATGTCATGAGCGTGGACTCGGGCTGGAAACGCA GCAGCAGCGGTCCCAGAATCTCCAGAGATCAGAGTCTG ctgagggaaGCAATGGCTGCCATGAGGAAATCTGCCCGCGATGTTGCAAAGTTCATGGATGCTGTAAACAAGAAAACCAACTTGCAGGAAGCACAGAAAG ATGCACAACCCCCTCAGGAacctcctggcactgcccagcccatcactgtccctgcagcccctaGCAATGATCTCAACACTGATGGGGACCTCAAAGTGGGCAtgaggattttggggaaaaaaagaaccaaGACGTGGCACAAGGGGACGTTGATTGCCATCCAGACGGTTG GTGCTGGCAAGAAGTACAAAGTGAAATTTGATAACAAAGGGAAGAGTTTGCTCTCGGGCAACCACATTGCCTATGATTACCACCCATCTGCTGAGAGGCACCACGTGGGCAGGAGGGTGGTGGCCAGGTACAAGGATGGCAATCAGATGTGGCTCTATGCTGGGATTGTGGCTGAAACCCCCAATGTCAAGAATAAAAACAG gttcCTGATTTTCTTTGACGATGGTTACGCGTCCTACGTGAAGGAGTGGGAGCTGTACCCGGTGTGCCGGCCCT TGAAAAAGGCCTGGGAAGACATTGAGGATGTTTCCTGTCGGGATTTTGTTGAGGAATACATCACTGCCTACCCCAACCGGCCCATGGTGCTGCTGAAGAATGGGCAGCTGATCAAAACTGAGTGGGAAGGCACCTGGTGGAAATCCAGAGTGGAAGAAGTGGATGGAAGTCTGgtgaaaatccttttcctg GAAGCTCTTCCCATGGGAACTTCAAatgtttccttctccttcccacaAGAGGACAGACGTTGTGAGTGGATTTACCGAGGTTCCACACGCCTCGAGCCCATGTTCAGCATGAAAGCTTCCACAGCTTCCACccaggaaaagaagcaaagtgGGCAAACCAGGACTCGTCCCAACGTTG gtgctgtgaggagcaaggGCCCTGTGGTCCAGTACACCCAGGATTTAGCAGGAGCTGGTCCCCAGTACAAGACTCCAGAGCCAGCTGCACGTCCCTCGTCTCCTCAGCCTGCAGAGATGGA aTGCTCGGACAcgcagctggcccagggcagaAAGCAGGTGGCCAAGAAAAGCACGTCCTTCCGTCCTGGCTCCGTGGGCTCCGGCCACTCGTCCCCATCCTCCCCTGTCCTCGGGGACACCCCGGCAGCCGGGAGGGCCCTCCCAGCCCCGCAGCACCG CAGCGTCCCCAGCGCCGTCCCCAGCAGCGTCCCCAGCGGCGTCCCCTCGCAGCCCTTCCACGGGATGATGGACCGCGTTCCCAACGAGCCGTCGTACCGAGCCCCTCTGGAGAAGCTCTTCTACCTTCCCCACGTGTGCAGCTACGCGTGCCTGGCGCGGGTGCGGCCGGTGCGCAGCGATCAGTACCGCAGCCGCAACCCGCTGCTCATCCCGCTGCTCTACGACTTCCGCCGCATGACGGCGCGGCGCCGCGTCAACCGCAAGATGGGCTTCCACGTGCTCTACAAAACGCCCTGCGGGCTCTGCCTGCGCTCCATGCACGAGATCGAGCGCTACCTCTTCGAGACGGACTGCGACTTCTTGTTCCTGGAGATGTTCTGCCTGGATCCCTACGTGCTGGTGGATCGCAAGTTCCAGCCCTACAAGCCTTACTACTACATCGCGGACATCACCAAGGGCAAGGAGGACGTGCCCCTGTCGTGCGTCAACGAGATCGACAACACGCCGCCGCCGCAGGTGGCCTACAGCAAGGAGAGGATCCCCGGGAAAGGGGTGTACATCAACACCAGCTGGGAGTTCCTCGTGGGCTGTGACTGCAAGGATGGCTGCAGGGACAA ATCCAAGTGTGCCTGTCACCAGCTGACCATCCAGGCCAGCGGCTGCACCCCTGGAGGGCAAATCAACCCCAACTCAGGCTACCAGCACAAGCGGCTGGAGGAGTGTCTTCCAACAGG tGTTTATGAGTGCAACAAGAGGTGCAAGTGCAACGTGAACATGTGCACCAACCGCCTGGTGCAGCACGGCCTCCAGGTGCGGCTGCAGCTCTTCAAGACCCAGAACAAAGGTTGGGGCATTCGCTGCCTCGACGACATCGCCAAGGGCTCCTTTGTCTGCATCTACGCAG GGAAAATCCTGACTGATGACTTTGCTGACAAAGAGGGGCTGGAGATGGGTGACGAGTACTTTGCCAACCTCGACCACATTGAGAGCGTGGAGAACTTCAAGGAGGGCTACGAGAGCGACGCCAAGTGCTCCTCGGACAACAGCGGCGTGGACCTCAAggacgacgacgacgacgagGAGAACACGGGCacggaggagctggaggaatcCAACGAGGACAGCTCTGATGACAACTTCTGCAAGGACGACAACTTCAACACCAGCTCGGTGCTGCGCAGCTACGCCACGCGCCGGCAGACGCGCGGCCAGCGCGACCACGGCTCCTCGGAGACGGCCTCCAAGGACTCGGGGCTCACACGGCCCCTCGGCCACGAGGAGCCCtccacagcccctccctgcaAGCTGCCGGTGTCTGAGGAGATCTCCAAGAACAAGGTGGCCTCGTGGCTGAGCTCCAACAGCATGGCTGAGGGCTTGCAGGACAGCGACGGCGCCTCGTCCTTCAGGGTGGGCGAAGGGGGAGAAGCCAAGGCTGTGAAGGTGGAGATGCctgcagagagggagaaggGCTGTGCTTCCACACTTCCAGGAGATCTGAATGGAGAGGCGAAGGCACCCAAGAAGGAG GAACCTGAAGAATCAACCAAAATTCCCGG gctgagcagcctgggcaggaggtACGGCTACAACCCCTGCCCTCCGCGGCTGGAGGGGATCCGCAGGCCCGTCAGTGGcacgctgctgctgcagagccgccgccgctccctGGCCCCACCGCCCCCGTCAGAG AACGTGCTGATGGTGTCGAGCAGCACCGACAGCGAcgaggagcacagggcagggcaggcccCGGGCACAGCCAACGACAGCGACGACATCCAGACCATTTCCTCAGGATccgaggaggaggaaggggaggacaAGAAAAATCCATCATCTGGGTCAG CAGGTCCCGTGAAGAGACAGGTGGCCGTGAAATCCACACGAGGCTTCGCCCTGAAATCCACCCACGGCATCGCCATCAAATCCACGCCGCTGGCGGCGGCCGACAAGGGCGAGAGCGCGGGGCCCGTGCGGCGCAGCACGCGCCAGTTCTACGACGGCGAGGAGAACTGCTACATCATCGACGCCAAGCTCGAGGGCAACCTGGGCCGCTACCTCAAC cacagctgcaccccAAACCTCTTTGTGCAGAACGTCTTCGTGGACACCCACGACCTTCGCTTCCCCTGGGTCGCCTTCTTTGCCAGCAA GAGGATCcgagctggcacagagctcacctGGGATTACAACTACGAGGTTGGCAGCGTGGAGggcaaggagctgctgtgctgctgcggGGCCATCGACTGCCGGGGCCgcctgctctga